Within the Candidatus Zixiibacteriota bacterium genome, the region AAAGCTCTTTATGCTTATGATCAGGAGCTAAGACTGAAATTATTTCTCCTTTTTTGACTGCATCTTCAGGAGAAAATACTTTGAAACCATCTTTAACTGCGATTTTTCTATCCTTGCTTTTTGGGGGAAGCCCGATTATCATCTCAAGACCTGAATCCTTCAGATTCAGAGCTTGTGCCTTTCCCTGGCTTCCATAACCGAGGATGGAGACAGTCTTTCCTTTCAGATATTTCAAAGAGGCATCTTTATCTTTATAAAGCTTGAGCAAGTTCTTTCTCCCGGGTTATGTGATGTAGTCGCTCGATTTATCGAGCTGAAATGAGCCCAATAAATTGGGCAACTACAAATTAATTTGTCCGTTCCGTCAGGAGCTACTCCTGACCGATCGAACGAAATATAATTAAATTAGGATTGATTTAACAACAGTTTTTCAGGTATAGGGGAGTATTGCAATACTCCCCTACAATCCGAAGGGCCTAACCACAGTTTCAGCTTGACAAAATTTTTTTCGGGTTTAGATTACAGTCAGAAGCAATATTTCAATCCATTGTTCTTCAAAAATCTCCAGTTTCAACTTTTTTGGAGGAGAGTGACCTATGAGAAGAAGCTTGCAGTTAATTCTCTTGGTGTTTTCATTGGTGCTTTTATTTTCGGGAGTGGGTTTTTCTCAGGTCAATGAATACTACCTAGATCCGGTTGACCTGGAGGTCTCACCCTGTGACAGCACTGTACAGGTTAATATAAATATTAAAACCGTGGAGTTGATTTATGGCTTTTTCGTTCCCTTATTTG harbors:
- a CDS encoding ketol-acid reductoisomerase (catalyzes the formation of (R)-2,3-dihydroxy-3-methylbutanoate from (S)-2-hydroxy-2-methyl-3-oxobutanoate in valine and isoleucine biosynthesis), with protein sequence MLKLYKDKDASLKYLKGKTVSILGYGSQGKAQALNLKDSGLEMIIGLPPKSKDRKIAVKDGFKVFSPEDAVKKGEIISVLAPDHKHKEL